A window from Candidatus Paceibacterota bacterium encodes these proteins:
- a CDS encoding methyltransferase domain-containing protein: MFSDPASNLSKLGLNDGMKVVDLGAGSGFYTIEAAKRVGGSGRVYAVDVIKELLERIRSHGASQGLRNIEVVWGNAEKIGGTKLREATADRVIVSNILFQVEKLDEFVLEVKRILKPGGKVLVVDWSELSALSPKTLVPAMKAQMLFEKAGFKIDQSFDAGDHHYGLVLIRQ, translated from the coding sequence ATGTTTTCCGATCCAGCATCAAATCTTTCTAAATTGGGATTAAACGATGGTATGAAAGTAGTTGACTTGGGCGCAGGCTCTGGTTTTTACACTATAGAAGCCGCAAAGAGAGTTGGTGGCAGTGGCAGAGTCTATGCCGTAGACGTTATCAAGGAACTTCTAGAAAGGATTCGTTCACACGGCGCTTCTCAGGGACTCCGTAATATAGAGGTAGTTTGGGGTAATGCCGAGAAGATCGGTGGTACCAAACTTCGCGAAGCTACGGCTGACAGGGTGATTGTTTCCAATATTCTTTTTCAAGTAGAAAAACTTGATGAATTTGTTCTTGAAGTAAAACGTATTTTGAAGCCAGGAGGGAAGGTTCTTGTAGTAGATTGGAGTGAACTCTCTGCTCTTAGTCCAAAAACGCTTGTACCAGCAATGAAAGCTCAAATGCTTTTTGAAAAAGCCGGTTTCAAAATAGATCAGTCATTTGATGCGGGTGACCACCATTACGGTTTAGTTCTTATTCGTCAATAA
- a CDS encoding phosphoribosyltransferase, with product MKPINPYPGESLMELGKRCDAVYIRPKVGSERKGPLVAYAGKDSKGRNLVGNIYFNFRRIESHLKVVEMFAEVACQKLRDQNLLDTFDTVCGIPQGGRTFGQELARIAGKRFVYADKKPKPTEAGKKQEYTWDLSQFDFEKGERIAIAEDVFNNFQNTDNTLAEVAATGAEIVLLVGALNRSPVYEMSYMPKSGLFAGKDLPVVASIREAYPEYEQDDPAVANDIAAGRLELEVKKNWARLCAVMEQYS from the coding sequence ATGAAGCCAATCAATCCATATCCAGGAGAAAGTCTCATGGAACTTGGGAAACGTTGCGATGCAGTATATATCCGCCCAAAAGTTGGTTCTGAGCGTAAGGGACCTTTGGTTGCCTACGCAGGAAAAGATAGCAAAGGACGGAATCTCGTCGGAAATATTTACTTCAACTTCCGGCGGATTGAATCTCATCTGAAAGTCGTCGAGATGTTTGCCGAAGTTGCCTGTCAGAAACTTCGCGATCAAAACCTGCTCGACACGTTCGACACTGTCTGTGGAATTCCGCAAGGTGGGCGAACATTTGGTCAGGAGCTAGCACGTATTGCTGGTAAACGGTTTGTGTATGCAGACAAGAAACCGAAACCGACAGAAGCGGGTAAGAAACAGGAATATACGTGGGACCTCTCGCAGTTTGATTTCGAGAAAGGTGAACGCATCGCCATCGCGGAAGACGTTTTTAACAACTTCCAAAATACCGATAACACCTTGGCCGAGGTCGCTGCTACTGGAGCGGAGATTGTACTCCTTGTTGGAGCACTCAATCGTTCTCCTGTTTACGAAATGTCCTACATGCCAAAAAGTGGTTTGTTCGCTGGAAAAGATCTGCCTGTTGTTGCTTCTATTCGTGAAGCGTATCCCGAATACGAACAGGATGATCCTGCGGTTGCGAACGATATCGCTGCTGGGAGACTCGAACTGGAAGTGAAGAAAAACTGGGCGCGTCTCTGCGCAGTAATGGAACAGTATTCTTAG
- a CDS encoding His/Gly/Thr/Pro-type tRNA ligase C-terminal domain-containing protein: MNKNKKNESSGSKFIAHDHLDKIGEVAVYYGFTPIKSPSIGKADLDAVKDIIGNDYIDDETENHKRLPLHVEEKIALIRTYHELNMHSAPQPVMLYFKDSCRGSGAHRYADLEILGPSGPIAEATLIQTARMMLAEEGYTSTTVEINSIGDRDSLGRFSRELTAYYRKHINEMSTNSRELFKKDAFELLACHDKDCQELNSKAPRAMDFLSESGRQHLEEILEFFEALKIPYTVNNGLLGNRKYWTETIFTILNNDKTTKSDHILAVGMRYNNLAKRLAMKRDIPGVGISLLIKESKNGLRKPITKTKKPIASFVQLGLQSKLISLEIIESLRQVKIPLYLSLAKDRLGAQVSSVEKYNTPYVIVVGKKEAVERTAIVRKNDTHSQDIISLEELPKYMKSIEAKHNKK, from the coding sequence ATGAACAAAAATAAAAAAAATGAATCAAGTGGCTCAAAATTTATTGCTCATGACCATTTAGATAAGATTGGAGAAGTTGCTGTGTACTACGGATTTACACCTATAAAAAGTCCTTCAATAGGCAAAGCTGATCTTGATGCTGTAAAAGATATCATTGGTAATGACTACATAGACGATGAAACTGAAAATCATAAAAGGTTACCTTTACACGTAGAAGAAAAAATAGCTCTTATTCGTACATACCACGAGCTAAACATGCATTCTGCCCCTCAACCAGTAATGCTTTATTTCAAAGATTCTTGCAGAGGTTCTGGTGCACACAGATACGCTGATCTAGAAATCCTAGGACCTTCTGGACCTATTGCAGAGGCAACTCTCATCCAGACAGCCAGAATGATGCTAGCCGAAGAAGGTTATACTTCTACTACCGTAGAAATAAATTCTATAGGAGACCGTGACTCCCTCGGTCGTTTCTCTAGAGAACTTACTGCTTACTACCGCAAACACATAAATGAGATGTCCACCAATAGTCGTGAGCTTTTCAAGAAAGATGCTTTTGAACTTCTAGCTTGCCACGACAAAGATTGTCAGGAATTAAATAGCAAAGCTCCACGTGCGATGGATTTCCTTTCAGAAAGTGGTCGTCAACATTTGGAAGAAATCTTAGAATTTTTTGAAGCTTTGAAAATACCTTACACAGTAAACAACGGTCTTTTGGGTAATCGCAAATATTGGACCGAGACGATCTTCACAATCCTCAACAATGACAAGACAACAAAGAGTGATCATATCTTGGCTGTCGGTATGCGTTACAACAATCTAGCAAAACGTCTAGCTATGAAGCGAGACATCCCAGGAGTTGGCATATCCCTTCTCATCAAAGAGAGCAAAAACGGTCTACGCAAACCTATAACAAAAACCAAAAAACCTATCGCTTCTTTCGTCCAGCTTGGTCTTCAATCAAAACTTATTTCCCTTGAAATCATTGAAAGTCTTCGTCAAGTCAAGATCCCTCTATATCTATCGTTGGCCAAAGATAGACTTGGTGCCCAAGTATCATCTGTAGAAAAATACAACACTCCTTACGTCATTGTGGTTGGCAAAAAAGAAGCCGTAGAACGAACAGCTATCGTACGTAAAAATGATACCCATTCTCAAGATATTATCTCTTTGGAAGAATTGCCAAAATACATGAAAAGTATTGAGGCTAAACATAATAAGAAGTAA
- a CDS encoding S1 RNA-binding domain-containing protein, with protein MFKKLKETLTGHKDKSETVVDPETKTVVTAKTEEATKETKVASPKKSAKNSTSTDKKEVGEVKKNKGDMELTEEQKSSVMGKLSETMKNPPIIGDLVEGSVIAVEKSSVYVDLAPFGTGIIYGREFIIARDVIKKINVGDVIAAKIVDTAHKEGYYELSLKEARQALIWNEAEIAIREKKVLDLPVKEANKGGLLIEWQGILGFLPASQLKTDHYPRISDGDKDKILDELKKLIGTRLQVAIITADPKEGKLIFSEKGSESKEKEKIVSKYEIGDDVEGTITGIVDFGVFVKLEEGLEGLIHISEIDWGLVDDPRNFVKVGQKVKAKIIEIKDGKISLSLKQLKTNPWTEAAKKYKKDMSVSGVIIKFNKHGALASIEEGVAGLVHVSEFGSEEKLKKSLELGKTYDFKITLFDPKEQKMALAYSGEKK; from the coding sequence ATGTTCAAAAAATTAAAAGAGACTTTGACTGGTCATAAAGACAAGTCAGAGACCGTAGTGGATCCAGAAACAAAGACAGTAGTAACAGCAAAAACCGAAGAGGCAACAAAAGAGACCAAGGTTGCATCTCCAAAAAAGTCAGCCAAAAACTCTACATCAACAGACAAAAAAGAAGTTGGTGAGGTAAAAAAGAATAAGGGTGATATGGAATTGACCGAGGAACAGAAGTCCAGTGTCATGGGCAAATTGTCCGAGACAATGAAAAACCCTCCAATCATCGGTGATTTGGTGGAAGGTTCTGTTATCGCAGTTGAAAAATCTTCAGTCTACGTAGATCTAGCACCATTCGGAACCGGTATCATATACGGTCGTGAATTTATCATTGCTCGTGACGTTATCAAAAAAATAAACGTTGGTGATGTTATCGCCGCAAAGATCGTTGATACAGCTCACAAAGAAGGCTATTACGAACTTTCTCTCAAGGAAGCTCGCCAAGCTCTCATTTGGAATGAAGCAGAGATTGCTATCAGAGAAAAGAAAGTTCTTGACCTTCCAGTCAAAGAAGCCAACAAAGGTGGACTTCTCATTGAATGGCAAGGCATCCTCGGTTTCCTACCAGCTTCACAGCTCAAGACCGATCATTACCCTCGCATTTCTGATGGTGACAAGGACAAGATTCTAGATGAGCTCAAGAAACTCATTGGCACACGCTTGCAAGTCGCTATCATCACTGCTGATCCAAAAGAAGGTAAGCTCATCTTCTCAGAGAAAGGTTCTGAATCAAAAGAAAAAGAGAAAATCGTCAGTAAGTATGAGATCGGTGACGATGTTGAAGGTACTATCACAGGTATCGTTGATTTCGGAGTATTCGTCAAACTTGAAGAAGGTTTGGAAGGACTCATTCATATTTCCGAGATTGATTGGGGACTTGTTGATGATCCACGCAACTTTGTAAAGGTTGGCCAGAAAGTCAAAGCCAAGATTATTGAGATCAAGGATGGCAAGATTTCCCTATCACTCAAACAATTGAAGACCAACCCTTGGACCGAAGCTGCAAAGAAATACAAGAAAGATATGTCTGTCTCTGGAGTTATTATCAAATTCAACAAACATGGTGCATTAGCTTCTATAGAAGAAGGTGTCGCCGGTCTAGTCCATGTCTCAGAATTTGGTTCTGAAGAAAAACTCAAGAAATCTCTAGAATTGGGTAAGACTTATGACTTCAAGATAACCTTGTTTGATCCTAAGGAACAAAAGATGGCATTAGCTTATTCAGGAGAAAAGAAATAA
- the pth gene encoding aminoacyl-tRNA hydrolase: protein MPYIIAGLGNPGEEYENTRHNTGRMILDFVVKEYGDEFEFNKKLNSKVCQAKIGKEKATLIAPETFMNLSGKAIAPLVKSVKAAEKLIVIYDDFSLPLGRMRISYNRSSGGHNGLESIIKAVKTEAFLRIRIGTAPENAKGNAKLINGEDKIEKFILGKFKDDELKELKAVGKRVTEAVLTIIKEGREKAMSVYNGM from the coding sequence ATGCCTTACATTATTGCAGGTCTAGGGAATCCAGGAGAAGAATATGAGAATACACGACATAATACAGGTCGTATGATTCTTGATTTTGTTGTAAAAGAATATGGTGATGAATTTGAATTTAATAAAAAGCTAAATTCAAAAGTTTGTCAGGCGAAAATCGGAAAAGAAAAAGCTACACTAATTGCTCCAGAAACTTTTATGAATCTTTCTGGTAAAGCTATTGCTCCACTTGTAAAAAGTGTCAAAGCGGCAGAAAAATTGATCGTTATTTATGATGATTTTAGTTTACCTTTGGGTCGTATGAGGATTTCGTATAACAGGAGTTCTGGTGGACACAATGGCTTGGAGTCCATCATCAAAGCTGTGAAGACAGAAGCTTTTTTGCGTATTCGTATCGGTACTGCTCCAGAAAATGCAAAAGGTAATGCTAAACTCATAAACGGCGAAGATAAAATTGAAAAATTTATTCTTGGAAAATTCAAAGATGATGAATTGAAAGAATTGAAAGCTGTAGGGAAGAGAGTTACCGAAGCGGTTCTTACAATAATCAAAGAGGGAAGGGAAAAGGCTATGAGTGTTTACAATGGGATGTAA
- a CDS encoding MBL fold metallo-hydrolase: MIITYLGGAFVKVQFGDTVLAFNPVSKDSEMKTAKFGADIVLSSLNHPDMNGLDQVSFGDKKAFSITGPGEYEVKDVFIKGLSSESGYGGEKRINTVYSVSLEGMNICFLGAVNTPELPKEADEAIDGVDILFVPIGGNGVLGPSDAYKLAVSLEPKIIIPILHDAVSLKSFLKEAGENPKPETKITLKKKDLEEKEAEVVVLEKE; the protein is encoded by the coding sequence ATGATTATCACTTATTTAGGAGGAGCATTTGTAAAAGTCCAATTCGGAGATACGGTCCTTGCTTTCAATCCAGTTTCAAAAGATTCAGAGATGAAAACTGCCAAGTTTGGTGCAGACATCGTCCTTTCTAGTCTCAATCATCCAGATATGAATGGTTTGGATCAAGTATCATTTGGCGACAAGAAAGCTTTTTCTATTACTGGTCCAGGGGAATACGAAGTCAAAGATGTTTTTATAAAAGGTCTTAGTTCAGAATCTGGTTATGGTGGAGAAAAGCGCATAAACACTGTTTACAGCGTTTCCTTGGAAGGTATGAACATCTGTTTTTTGGGAGCAGTCAATACTCCAGAATTACCAAAGGAAGCTGACGAAGCTATAGATGGTGTTGATATATTATTTGTTCCAATAGGTGGTAATGGGGTACTTGGTCCGTCAGATGCTTATAAGCTAGCGGTATCTCTGGAACCAAAGATCATTATTCCAATATTACATGATGCCGTTTCTTTGAAATCTTTTCTCAAGGAGGCAGGTGAAAATCCAAAGCCAGAAACAAAGATCACTTTGAAGAAAAAAGATCTAGAAGAGAAGGAGGCCGAAGTTGTTGTCCTTGAAAAGGAATAG
- the ybeY gene encoding rRNA maturation RNase YbeY, with protein MSKTFSIINETTSELPKLPFQAIKEASLGKKYSLNLIITTSKQIEKLNTIYRDKEYPTDILSFPISDNEGEIYISLAETKKEAVKFERTFENFLAFLFIHGCVHLKGYDHSSTMEDIEVDLRKQFKV; from the coding sequence GTGTCTAAGACTTTTTCAATCATAAACGAAACTACATCTGAGCTTCCAAAGCTTCCTTTTCAAGCAATAAAGGAAGCTTCTTTGGGTAAAAAATACTCTTTAAATCTGATTATCACTACTTCAAAGCAGATAGAGAAACTCAATACCATATATCGTGACAAAGAATATCCTACCGATATCCTGAGTTTCCCTATTTCAGATAATGAAGGAGAAATCTATATCTCTTTAGCCGAAACGAAAAAAGAAGCGGTAAAATTTGAAAGGACTTTTGAAAATTTCTTAGCTTTTCTCTTTATCCACGGTTGTGTTCATTTGAAAGGATACGACCATAGTAGTACAATGGAAGACATAGAGGTTGATTTGCGCAAACAATTTAAAGTCTAA
- the pyrC gene encoding dihydroorotase: MEANSNRQKGRLMKENSVTIPRWFDRHLHIRDGEMMKMVLPSTLKQRATGAIIMPNLTSPISTIEKAKAYRKRIDEVRSGYFMNRIPFIGNGENQFMPCMTCYLTDDTSPEEVVRGFKDGVWRAVKLYMANQKGQGGTTGSAHGVRNLLGRYPVFEAMEKYKIPLLGHFEAVEENVDEFDREIVSVDRDLKPILRSFPGLPVVFEHITDGRAAEFVSLAPALGYEEVYATVTAHHLMINRNAMFWGGMNPGHYCKPVPKREIHRQRIREYVTSGHPRFGAGTDSAPHDESVKSRCYGCAAGIFTASSAVELYATVFDEENALEHLGPFLSENFLGIYGMEVSSETMTIERTALMVPKKVGSVQVFTGGTELPWKLVG, from the coding sequence ATGGAAGCCAACAGCAATCGTCAGAAAGGAAGACTTATGAAAGAGAACTCAGTAACAATACCTCGGTGGTTTGATCGCCACCTCCACATCCGCGATGGTGAGATGATGAAAATGGTCCTTCCGTCTACGCTTAAACAGCGTGCAACGGGAGCGATTATCATGCCGAATCTAACAAGTCCAATCTCTACGATTGAGAAAGCGAAAGCCTATCGAAAACGTATTGATGAGGTTAGAAGTGGTTATTTTATGAATCGCATTCCATTCATTGGTAATGGTGAAAATCAATTCATGCCGTGTATGACTTGTTATCTCACGGACGATACAAGTCCAGAAGAAGTCGTACGTGGATTCAAAGATGGTGTCTGGCGAGCAGTGAAACTCTATATGGCCAATCAAAAAGGTCAAGGTGGAACTACTGGTTCAGCACATGGTGTGAGGAATCTTCTTGGTCGCTATCCAGTGTTTGAAGCAATGGAGAAATATAAAATTCCATTGCTCGGACACTTTGAAGCGGTTGAAGAAAATGTTGACGAATTTGATCGCGAGATCGTTTCCGTTGATCGTGATCTCAAGCCCATCCTCAGGTCCTTTCCAGGATTGCCGGTGGTCTTTGAACATATCACTGACGGACGTGCAGCCGAATTCGTTTCATTAGCTCCGGCACTTGGCTATGAAGAAGTATATGCCACCGTGACGGCTCATCACCTCATGATCAATCGTAATGCGATGTTTTGGGGTGGTATGAATCCCGGTCACTATTGCAAGCCTGTACCGAAGCGTGAAATACATCGGCAACGCATTCGTGAATATGTAACTTCGGGTCATCCTCGTTTTGGAGCAGGAACAGATTCCGCCCCTCATGATGAAAGCGTTAAGTCTCGTTGCTACGGTTGCGCGGCTGGCATATTCACTGCCTCATCGGCCGTCGAGCTTTATGCGACCGTCTTTGACGAAGAAAACGCACTTGAACATCTCGGTCCGTTTCTTTCTGAAAACTTCCTTGGAATTTATGGTATGGAAGTGAGTTCGGAGACGATGACGATTGAACGTACTGCTCTGATGGTTCCAAAGAAAGTTGGTTCTGTTCAGGTTTTCACAGGAGGTACGGAACTTCCTTGGAAACTCGTTGGTTAA
- the pyrF gene encoding orotidine-5'-phosphate decarboxylase, whose protein sequence is MQKILTPAERLIVAADFKPGQPWEKFYGRVGVRSQVLALANSLKGTGVYLKVNSALRACGYDLISEIQSCGLRVFADLKLYDIGETLSTDGILLKEAKPELLTTVCSAGVLAMQALKKELPDTEVLGVTVLTSLNGADVQKIYSSDIGATVLMLAKHALVAGIDGWICSPKEASTLRTLSDRMSINTPGIRPTWAIVPGDDQNPERIMTPAKAIKAGADRIVIGRPIVKAEKPYDAVMRTIDEIASAVT, encoded by the coding sequence ATGCAAAAAATATTGACACCGGCGGAACGGTTGATCGTTGCTGCTGATTTCAAACCGGGACAGCCTTGGGAAAAATTCTACGGCAGAGTGGGGGTTCGATCACAGGTTCTTGCGTTAGCCAACAGTCTCAAAGGAACCGGGGTCTACCTCAAGGTAAACTCTGCTCTACGAGCTTGTGGTTACGATTTGATCAGTGAGATTCAATCATGTGGTTTGCGAGTCTTCGCTGACCTAAAGCTCTACGATATCGGTGAGACTCTGTCTACAGATGGAATCTTATTGAAGGAAGCGAAGCCAGAATTGCTTACTACTGTCTGTTCGGCAGGAGTTCTAGCGATGCAAGCACTCAAGAAAGAATTACCTGATACGGAAGTGCTCGGTGTAACAGTTCTCACGAGTCTCAATGGGGCAGATGTGCAGAAAATCTATTCCAGCGACATTGGTGCTACAGTCTTAATGTTAGCTAAACATGCCCTGGTTGCAGGTATTGACGGTTGGATTTGTTCTCCAAAGGAAGCATCAACACTTCGGACATTAAGTGATCGTATGAGCATCAACACTCCTGGAATTCGGCCGACATGGGCTATCGTCCCTGGTGATGATCAGAATCCGGAACGGATTATGACTCCTGCAAAAGCCATTAAGGCTGGTGCGGATCGTATCGTCATCGGTAGACCGATTGTTAAGGCTGAAAAACCATACGACGCGGTCATGCGGACAATTGATGAAATCGCTTCGGCTGTGACGTAG
- the gyrA gene encoding DNA gyrase subunit A, with protein MSRKPGESKSNQAEVDARNGAGIVERSITTEMRESYLDYAMSVITARALPDVRDGLKPVHRRILYTMHELNLSPGGKTRKSAKIVGDVTGNYHPHGDVAVYESLVNLIQPFRMRYPLGIGQGNFGSLDGDPAAAPRYTEAKMSRISSELLKDIDKDTVDFRPNYEGTRTEPIVLPSSVPNLLLNGTLGIAVGMATNIPPHNLREVVDATAYLLENKDATTEDLTQFIKGPDFPTGAIMYGQKDILHTYTTGRGGITVRGEAEIIEDKKGQFQIVITSIPYRVNKADLITRIADLVREKIVEGVRALRDESTEDVRIVIDLKQGSYPEKILNQLYKHTQLEDAFHVNTVALVDGVPHTLSLKSILEEFVKHRIIVIRRRTQFDLTKAEEREHILLGLKKALDHIDEIITLIRASKDVAEAHAGLMKKFKFSPLQATAILEMRLQKLAGLERKKVLDELAEVQDLIARLKEILGSEKKVRALIKAELMEIKEKYGDDRRTKIVKHGVKDFNPEDLIADEESVLVLTKGGYIKRTNPDEYRKQKRGGIGVVDLDTKEEDFISHLIFASTHNDLLFFTDKGKAYQIKMYDIPEGKRATKGKSVMNFLSLSDGEKVTSILPMPKDKKTAEGLALMMVTKSGTGKKSSAKHFHDVRRSGLIAITLEAGDELISVSFVSKNDEIVLATKDGQSIRFKESDVREMGRNATGVRVIKLDEKVDAVISADVVSKDAKNPALFVMGANGYGKKTKLSEYKTQNRGGSGILTMNVTSKTGPLMAAKVVTDDVEEIVAMSKKSQVIRVDLKEIPTLGRSTQGVRVMKLREGDSLASLICL; from the coding sequence ATGTCCAGAAAACCAGGTGAATCAAAATCTAATCAAGCTGAAGTTGATGCTCGAAACGGTGCCGGTATAGTAGAACGTAGCATTACAACCGAAATGCGCGAGTCTTATCTAGACTACGCGATGTCAGTCATCACTGCTCGTGCTCTTCCTGATGTACGTGATGGTTTGAAACCTGTACATCGTCGTATTTTGTATACAATGCATGAGCTCAACCTCTCTCCAGGAGGTAAGACCAGAAAGTCTGCAAAGATCGTTGGAGACGTAACAGGTAACTATCACCCTCACGGCGACGTTGCTGTTTACGAATCTCTCGTCAACCTCATCCAACCTTTTCGTATGCGCTATCCACTAGGTATTGGTCAAGGTAACTTCGGTTCTCTAGATGGTGATCCAGCTGCTGCTCCACGTTATACCGAGGCAAAGATGTCCCGTATCTCATCAGAACTTCTCAAGGATATAGACAAGGATACTGTTGATTTTCGTCCAAACTATGAAGGTACACGTACAGAGCCTATCGTTCTTCCTTCTTCTGTTCCAAACCTTCTTTTGAATGGAACACTCGGTATTGCTGTCGGTATGGCCACCAACATTCCTCCTCACAATTTGCGTGAAGTCGTTGACGCAACAGCTTATTTGCTAGAAAACAAAGATGCTACTACAGAAGACCTTACACAATTCATAAAAGGTCCAGATTTTCCAACTGGAGCTATCATGTATGGTCAAAAAGATATTCTTCATACTTACACTACTGGTCGTGGTGGTATTACTGTGCGTGGTGAAGCTGAGATCATTGAAGATAAAAAAGGCCAATTCCAGATTGTTATCACTTCTATACCTTATCGTGTCAATAAAGCAGATTTGATAACTAGGATTGCCGATTTAGTTCGTGAAAAAATAGTAGAGGGCGTTCGTGCTCTACGCGATGAGTCGACCGAAGATGTTCGTATTGTTATTGATCTCAAGCAAGGTTCTTATCCAGAAAAGATTCTCAATCAACTTTACAAACATACTCAACTTGAAGACGCTTTCCATGTAAATACCGTTGCTCTAGTAGATGGTGTACCACATACACTTTCCTTGAAGTCTATTCTAGAAGAATTCGTCAAACATCGCATTATAGTTATTCGTCGTCGCACTCAGTTTGACCTTACCAAAGCCGAAGAACGTGAACATATCTTGCTAGGTTTGAAGAAAGCTCTAGATCATATTGATGAGATCATTACTCTTATCCGTGCTTCAAAGGATGTAGCAGAAGCTCATGCCGGCCTCATGAAGAAGTTCAAGTTTAGTCCGTTACAGGCTACAGCTATTCTAGAAATGAGATTGCAAAAGTTGGCTGGACTAGAGCGTAAGAAAGTCCTAGATGAATTGGCTGAAGTTCAAGATTTGATAGCTAGACTCAAAGAGATTCTGGGTAGTGAAAAGAAAGTCCGAGCTCTCATCAAAGCTGAACTTATGGAGATCAAAGAAAAGTATGGCGACGATCGTCGTACTAAAATAGTCAAACATGGTGTGAAAGATTTCAATCCCGAAGATCTCATAGCTGATGAAGAGTCCGTACTTGTTCTTACAAAGGGTGGCTACATCAAACGTACCAATCCAGATGAGTATCGCAAACAGAAGCGTGGTGGTATCGGTGTTGTAGATCTAGATACAAAAGAAGAGGACTTTATTTCTCACCTTATTTTCGCTTCAACTCATAACGATCTACTATTCTTTACTGACAAAGGCAAAGCTTATCAGATCAAGATGTACGATATTCCAGAAGGAAAGCGTGCTACCAAAGGCAAGTCTGTCATGAACTTCCTTTCACTTTCCGATGGTGAAAAAGTTACTTCCATATTGCCAATGCCAAAGGACAAGAAGACTGCAGAAGGCTTGGCTTTGATGATGGTTACAAAGAGTGGTACAGGCAAAAAATCTTCCGCTAAACATTTCCACGATGTTCGTCGTTCTGGCCTTATTGCTATTACGCTGGAAGCTGGTGATGAACTTATTTCTGTATCCTTTGTTTCCAAGAATGATGAGATTGTCCTTGCTACAAAAGATGGTCAGTCTATCCGTTTCAAAGAAAGCGATGTTAGGGAAATGGGTAGAAACGCTACTGGTGTACGCGTCATCAAACTTGATGAAAAAGTTGATGCAGTCATCTCTGCCGACGTTGTTTCCAAAGATGCCAAAAATCCAGCCCTGTTCGTAATGGGCGCAAATGGTTATGGTAAAAAGACCAAACTTTCTGAATACAAAACTCAAAATCGTGGTGGTTCTGGAATATTGACTATGAATGTCACTTCCAAGACTGGTCCACTCATGGCCGCTAAGGTTGTCACTGATGATGTTGAAGAGATTGTAGCTATGTCCAAGAAGAGTCAGGTTATACGCGTTGATCTGAAAGAGATTCCTACACTCGGTCGTTCCACTCAAGGTGTCAGGGTTATGAAGCTCAGGGAAGGGGATTCATTGGCAAGTTTGATTTGTCTGTAA
- the lepB gene encoding signal peptidase I, whose translation MEPSDNLSTTNTPVVIIKKTFWDDVREWIQVIVIALLISLPIRFFIAEPFIVNGASMDPTFATGQFLIVDRLTYRLEAPSRGDVIVFEYPNNPSTYYIKRIIGLPGETLDIKDGTITISNPSSTSTIPNNQTVLKEPYVKSIHRSYDTFHTNLGPTEYFVMGDNRAESSDSRLWGPLDKHYIVGRPIVRLLPITTMSILPGEYNQ comes from the coding sequence ATGGAGCCTTCAGACAATCTTTCTACCACTAATACTCCAGTCGTTATCATTAAAAAGACATTTTGGGACGATGTTCGCGAGTGGATACAAGTTATAGTCATTGCCCTACTCATATCTCTTCCGATCCGTTTCTTTATTGCGGAACCTTTCATTGTAAACGGTGCTTCTATGGACCCAACTTTCGCTACGGGACAATTTCTCATTGTTGATCGTCTAACATATCGTCTTGAAGCGCCATCGCGTGGAGATGTGATTGTCTTTGAATATCCCAACAATCCAAGTACTTATTACATCAAACGTATCATTGGTTTACCTGGAGAAACTCTAGATATAAAAGATGGGACTATCACAATAAGCAACCCTTCTTCAACTTCTACAATTCCAAACAATCAAACAGTTTTGAAAGAACCTTATGTAAAAAGCATTCACCGCTCATACGACACATTCCACACAAATCTCGGACCTACGGAATATTTCGTCATGGGAGACAATCGCGCAGAGAGTTCAGATTCTAGATTGTGGGGACCTCTAGATAAACATTACATAGTAGGTAGACCTATTGTTAGGCTTTTACCAATAACTACTATGTCAATATTACCTGGTGAATATAATCAATAA